The following coding sequences lie in one Prochlorococcus marinus XMU1412 genomic window:
- a CDS encoding glycosyltransferase family 4 protein, with amino-acid sequence MRIVLISTPIGFIGSGKGGGVELTLNSLVSGLISLGHSVEVVAPKNSTLHESNVKAKLHFVEGEEQISWQHQNYNSPVSIPDNSLLAGMLEKGIDIAKHADVLLNMSYDWLPIWMTLNLEIPIAHIISMGSESSVISNLISKVYTEYPNNFAFHSKMQANDYPFIKKPTIIGNGFNLDNYIFQDSVKGPLAWVGRVAPEKGLEDAVYVANKLGEKLKVWGFIEDEMYASKIEKSFPQGAIDWMGFLSTDELQKELGKCRGLLNTPKWNEAYGNVIVEALACGVPVVAYKRGGPSEIIQHGQTGYLADPDDKKNMLSYVEIIENIKRQKCREWVEKNASADIFANKVVNWLNKVMHEYK; translated from the coding sequence ATGCGAATAGTTTTGATTAGTACTCCAATAGGGTTCATTGGGAGTGGTAAAGGTGGTGGAGTTGAATTAACTTTAAATTCTTTAGTTTCAGGTTTAATTTCTTTAGGTCATTCTGTTGAAGTTGTAGCTCCAAAAAATTCAACGTTACATGAAAGTAATGTAAAAGCAAAATTACATTTTGTGGAAGGTGAAGAACAAATTAGTTGGCAGCATCAAAATTATAACTCTCCCGTGAGTATCCCAGACAATTCTCTTTTAGCAGGAATGCTGGAAAAGGGAATAGATATTGCTAAACATGCAGATGTATTGTTAAACATGTCCTATGATTGGTTGCCTATATGGATGACTTTAAATTTAGAGATACCCATTGCACATATTATTAGTATGGGTTCTGAAAGTTCAGTAATTAGTAATTTAATCTCTAAGGTATATACTGAATATCCTAATAATTTTGCTTTTCATTCGAAAATGCAAGCTAATGATTATCCATTCATAAAAAAACCAACAATTATTGGGAATGGGTTTAATTTGGATAATTATATTTTTCAAGATTCAGTGAAGGGACCCTTGGCATGGGTTGGAAGAGTCGCTCCGGAGAAAGGTTTGGAGGATGCAGTTTATGTAGCAAATAAACTTGGCGAAAAATTAAAAGTTTGGGGATTTATAGAAGATGAGATGTATGCCTCAAAGATAGAAAAATCATTCCCTCAAGGAGCTATAGATTGGATGGGGTTTTTATCAACCGATGAATTACAAAAAGAACTTGGTAAATGCAGAGGGTTGCTAAATACTCCGAAATGGAATGAGGCATATGGGAACGTTATTGTTGAAGCTTTAGCCTGTGGGGTACCTGTTGTAGCTTATAAAAGAGGAGGACCTAGTGAAATTATTCAGCATGGCCAAACAGGTTATCTTGCTGATCCTGATGATAAAAAAAATATGCTTTCTTATGTAGAGATTATTGAAAATATAAAGCGTCAAAAATGTAGAGAATGGGTAGAAAAAAATGCCTCCGCAGATATATTTGCTAACAAGGTTGTGAACTGGCTTAATAAAGTAATGCATGAATATAAATAA
- the aroH gene encoding chorismate mutase: MYEKMKDDYKITFIRGATTASGNSIREIEVAVVELIDELISRNNLIKKNILSITFTATKDLNACFPASIARKFNGLDSVAFLDCQQMHVSNDVDFCIRIMAQVLLPPNYAIRHPYLKGAAKLRADRC; this comes from the coding sequence ATGTATGAAAAAATGAAAGATGATTATAAAATTACATTTATCCGTGGAGCTACAACAGCATCCGGGAATTCTATTAGGGAAATAGAAGTTGCCGTAGTGGAACTAATTGATGAATTAATTTCACGAAACAATCTAATTAAGAAGAACATACTATCCATTACATTCACAGCTACAAAAGACTTGAATGCATGTTTCCCCGCTTCAATTGCGAGGAAATTTAATGGGCTTGATTCAGTTGCCTTTTTAGACTGCCAACAAATGCACGTATCAAATGATGTTGATTTTTGTATAAGAATAATGGCTCAAGTTTTATTGCCGCCAAATTATGCAATAAGGCACCCTTATTTAAAAGGCGCTGCAAAATTAAGGGCCGATAGATGTTAA
- a CDS encoding PH domain-containing protein: protein MINMNEETFYEGGPAKSDLIINLLAGITILGLPFTFAAIVRALWLRYKITNKRITIDGGWFGKNKTQVSLSNIEEIRSIPRGFGSYGDMVLILNDGSKVEMKSLPLFREKQKFIEEIINKRSQIPNLNEVEGFATKS, encoded by the coding sequence ATGATTAACATGAATGAAGAAACCTTTTATGAAGGTGGTCCTGCTAAAAGTGATTTAATAATAAATCTACTAGCAGGAATCACTATACTTGGTTTGCCATTTACCTTTGCCGCAATAGTTAGAGCATTGTGGTTAAGATATAAAATTACAAATAAAAGAATTACAATAGATGGTGGGTGGTTTGGTAAAAACAAAACACAAGTCTCATTAAGTAACATTGAAGAAATCAGATCTATACCAAGGGGATTTGGTTCATATGGTGATATGGTTCTTATCCTTAACGATGGATCAAAGGTTGAAATGAAATCATTACCTTTATTCCGAGAAAAGCAAAAATTTATTGAAGAAATTATAAATAAAAGATCACAAATCCCAAATCTTAACGAGGTAGAGGGTTTTGCTACTAAATCCTAA
- a CDS encoding ArnT family glycosyltransferase has translation MILFNSKKRLITLLIVLVCGIIIFILGLGSTGLVDETPPLFAAAARAMSESGDWLTPKVNGIFRFDKPPLIYWLMGFFYSLPNNEIWDSFGTLSARLPSALASLFLMLMIGDTLFCWPQKSDRHFLTPIVASLGFALSPLIIIWSRTAVSDALLTGTLGISLLLFWRRMASENNDQCISAWLFLGFAILVKGPVAFVLALLTITTFLFSQKDWETLLSKINPKKGLLITILISVPWYVLELLKEGKPFWDNFFGYHNFQRYTSVVNNHSEPFWFFLYIMILASLPFTPFLYHGIFKTFKDFFKSSKESCNVTETLYKYSLCWLTSVLIFFSLSATKLPSYWLPAIPAAALLTSNSFISLKKINKSYLFLWIFNILILFGFSIAFFFSNIWLSSINDPEMPNLASELISSGIIFKAKLFFSSFTLLAIILFSLKSRNILLYLQILLLIGQSYLMSPIRKLADTSRQLPLRNISKLILDIREGRETLAMIGIRKPSLHYYSRQIVFYEANTEEGLINLSERLKTDRRENYEDQPDYEYKSLLVVIDEYSTRREQWSKINHQKLGKFGIYNLWRIRKSDLNKYSRFLVNSGYKSNWENRKVEKF, from the coding sequence ATGATTCTTTTTAACTCAAAAAAAAGGCTTATAACTTTATTGATAGTTTTAGTTTGTGGGATCATTATATTTATCTTAGGTTTAGGCAGTACAGGATTGGTGGATGAAACTCCCCCTTTATTTGCCGCTGCTGCGCGTGCCATGAGTGAATCAGGTGATTGGTTAACTCCAAAAGTCAATGGAATATTCCGTTTTGATAAGCCTCCACTAATATATTGGCTCATGGGTTTTTTTTACTCATTACCGAATAATGAGATTTGGGATAGTTTCGGGACTCTCTCAGCAAGACTCCCTTCAGCTTTGGCATCATTATTTTTAATGTTGATGATTGGAGATACGTTGTTTTGTTGGCCACAGAAGAGTGATAGGCATTTCCTCACTCCAATAGTTGCCTCATTAGGCTTTGCTCTTTCTCCATTAATAATTATTTGGAGTAGAACCGCCGTGAGTGATGCCCTTTTAACTGGAACCTTAGGGATTAGCCTGCTTTTGTTTTGGAGAAGAATGGCAAGTGAAAATAATGATCAATGTATTTCAGCTTGGTTATTTTTAGGTTTTGCAATTTTAGTTAAAGGACCTGTTGCATTTGTTTTGGCATTATTGACTATTACGACTTTCTTGTTTTCCCAAAAGGATTGGGAAACTTTGCTTAGTAAGATAAACCCTAAGAAGGGTTTATTAATAACAATACTAATTAGTGTTCCATGGTACGTCTTAGAACTTCTAAAAGAGGGAAAGCCTTTTTGGGATAATTTTTTTGGTTACCATAATTTTCAAAGATATACCTCAGTTGTAAATAATCATTCAGAACCATTCTGGTTTTTTCTTTACATAATGATATTGGCTTCATTACCATTCACTCCTTTTTTGTATCATGGGATATTTAAAACCTTTAAGGATTTCTTTAAAAGTTCAAAAGAAAGTTGCAATGTCACTGAAACCCTTTATAAATATTCTCTATGTTGGTTAACGTCAGTTTTAATATTCTTTAGCCTTTCTGCAACGAAACTACCTAGCTATTGGTTGCCAGCAATTCCTGCGGCAGCATTATTAACAAGTAATAGCTTTATAAGCTTAAAAAAAATAAATAAAAGTTATTTATTTCTCTGGATCTTTAATATTTTAATTTTGTTTGGCTTCTCAATAGCATTCTTTTTCTCAAATATTTGGTTGAGTTCTATTAATGATCCCGAAATGCCTAATCTTGCATCTGAACTTATAAGCTCTGGGATTATTTTCAAAGCTAAATTGTTCTTCTCTTCATTTACCCTTCTTGCAATAATCTTATTTTCTTTAAAGTCTAGAAATATCCTCCTTTATCTACAAATTTTACTTTTAATTGGGCAATCTTATTTGATGTCGCCAATTAGAAAATTAGCAGATACTTCAAGGCAATTACCTTTAAGGAATATCTCAAAATTAATTTTAGATATTCGTGAGGGAAGGGAAACTTTAGCAATGATCGGGATAAGAAAACCTTCATTACATTATTATTCGAGACAAATAGTTTTTTATGAAGCAAACACTGAAGAGGGATTAATTAATCTGTCAGAAAGACTAAAAACTGATAGAAGAGAGAATTATGAGGATCAACCGGATTATGAATATAAATCTCTATTGGTCGTGATAGATGAATACTCTACCCGCCGAGAGCAATGGTCAAAAATTAATCATCAAAAGTTGGGCAAATTTGGGATTTATAATTTATGGCGAATTCGAAAAAGTGATTTAAATAAGTATTCTAGATTTTTAGTGAATAGTGGTTATAAATCTAACTGGGAAAATAGAAAAGTTGAAAAATTTTAA
- the rnpA gene encoding ribonuclease P protein component: protein MALPKDMRLKGHRTFNYIHKNSITYHGKLMTFKVARSNPAILLTHKFKDTSNSFRVAIAISKKVSKKAVERNKLRRILQEWLLTNIQKINNHKPYWLLVNLKFGDFCNDKSTLLEEFQNLMFKSRLIK, encoded by the coding sequence ATGGCCTTACCTAAGGATATGCGTTTAAAAGGTCACAGGACTTTTAATTATATTCACAAAAATTCCATAACATATCATGGAAAATTAATGACATTTAAAGTTGCAAGATCAAATCCAGCAATACTCTTAACCCATAAATTTAAAGATACTTCAAACAGTTTTAGGGTTGCAATTGCTATTAGCAAAAAAGTTTCTAAAAAAGCTGTAGAAAGAAATAAATTAAGAAGAATTCTGCAAGAGTGGTTATTAACAAACATTCAAAAAATTAATAACCACAAACCTTATTGGTTACTTGTTAACCTTAAATTTGGGGATTTCTGCAATGATAAAAGTACACTTTTGGAGGAATTTCAAAACTTAATGTTCAAATCTCGTCTAATCAAATGA
- a CDS encoding DMT family transporter, with protein sequence MNSILNWFLMILPFALWGTSMAAMTPLVSSAGPEFVASLRLLPAGILVLITTYLFKRDLKIYRCDLKWFFVFTIVDATFFQLFLTYGIEKTGAGLGSVLIDSQPLLVAILARAIFGNLINPIGWLGLLFGLGGIVFLGVPQEFLGNWWLMSDKSISDVAFNFGELWMLAASLAMALGTILIRFTCTKSDPVAVTGWHMVLGSLPLIIKHCLKSNFTIIPDWSIFDWGLMTFASIFGGAIAYGLFFYFANNKEITGFSTLAFLTPVFALLSGGVWLDERLTTVQWIGVVFVLISVFFVSQRKSLWENKFSDTTI encoded by the coding sequence ATGAATTCAATCCTAAATTGGTTTTTAATGATACTCCCTTTTGCACTTTGGGGTACTTCAATGGCGGCAATGACTCCTCTAGTATCAAGTGCTGGGCCAGAGTTTGTGGCTTCTTTAAGATTACTTCCTGCAGGGATTCTTGTTCTAATAACAACATATTTGTTTAAAAGAGATTTAAAAATTTATAGATGCGATTTGAAATGGTTTTTTGTTTTTACGATTGTTGATGCCACTTTTTTTCAGTTGTTTTTAACTTATGGTATTGAAAAAACTGGAGCAGGTTTAGGTTCTGTATTAATTGATTCTCAACCGCTTTTGGTAGCTATTTTAGCGAGGGCAATCTTTGGGAATTTAATTAATCCAATAGGATGGTTAGGATTACTTTTTGGCTTGGGAGGAATAGTATTTTTAGGAGTTCCACAAGAATTTTTAGGGAATTGGTGGCTGATGTCTGATAAGTCTATAAGTGATGTTGCTTTTAACTTTGGAGAATTATGGATGCTTGCAGCTTCTCTCGCTATGGCATTAGGAACAATTTTAATTAGATTCACTTGTACTAAAAGTGATCCAGTGGCAGTTACAGGTTGGCATATGGTTTTAGGCAGCTTGCCCTTAATTATTAAGCACTGCTTAAAATCAAATTTCACAATAATTCCAGATTGGTCAATATTTGATTGGGGACTTATGACATTTGCAAGTATTTTTGGAGGAGCAATAGCTTATGGATTGTTTTTCTACTTTGCCAATAATAAAGAAATAACTGGATTTAGTACTCTTGCATTTTTAACACCTGTATTTGCTCTTCTCAGTGGAGGTGTTTGGTTAGATGAAAGACTCACTACTGTGCAGTGGATAGGAGTGGTGTTTGTTCTTATCTCAGTATTTTTTGTAAGCCAGAGAAAGAGTTTATGGGAAAATAAATTTTCTGATACTACTATTTAA
- the rpmH gene encoding 50S ribosomal protein L34: MTKRTFGGTSRKRKRVSGFRVRMRSHTGRRVIKSRRQKGRERIAV, encoded by the coding sequence ATGACTAAAAGAACTTTTGGCGGAACTTCAAGAAAAAGAAAACGTGTATCTGGTTTTAGAGTAAGAATGCGTTCTCATACAGGTAGAAGAGTTATTAAAAGCAGAAGACAAAAAGGTAGAGAAAGGATAGCTGTATAA
- a CDS encoding DUF2808 domain-containing protein yields the protein MLKITKKHTLNLKILRFFIIPTILVLTPFFNNIQDAKAGLEFQWDQDDSYRRLKWFQKEKRRRFRNTIYFFLRPSDRRTDLLKINLAIPKTFKSTLNNEKISFCKVKIGGYESRTKCLEDIPADFEIKTDESGLRSLDIYPYSPIPSNKESYAIVFKIFNPKKSGLFQFHSFGQPKGKSFSSYLGSWTIVID from the coding sequence ATGTTAAAAATCACAAAGAAACATACTTTAAATCTTAAAATTTTAAGATTTTTTATTATCCCCACAATTTTAGTTTTAACTCCTTTTTTTAATAACATCCAAGATGCTAAAGCGGGGCTGGAATTCCAGTGGGATCAAGACGATAGTTATAGAAGATTAAAGTGGTTTCAAAAAGAAAAAAGAAGGAGATTTAGAAATACAATTTATTTTTTCTTGAGGCCATCTGATAGAAGAACTGATCTCTTAAAAATTAATCTAGCTATTCCTAAGACCTTTAAATCCACTCTAAATAATGAAAAAATTAGTTTTTGCAAAGTAAAAATAGGTGGTTATGAGAGTAGAACTAAATGTTTAGAGGACATTCCAGCTGATTTCGAAATCAAGACTGATGAATCAGGCTTACGTTCATTAGATATTTACCCCTATAGCCCAATTCCCTCTAACAAAGAAAGTTATGCAATTGTCTTTAAAATCTTTAATCCAAAGAAATCAGGTTTATTTCAATTTCATTCATTTGGGCAACCTAAAGGGAAATCATTTTCAAGTTATTTAGGAAGCTGGACTATAGTGATCGATTAA
- the sppA gene encoding signal peptide peptidase SppA produces MIWPFRRKSKKRIARIVIDEAITSSTRVSVLKALQQIEDREFPALIVRIDSPGGTVGDSQEIYSAIKRLKDKGCKVIASFGNISASGGVYIGVASDKIVANPGTITGSIGVIIRGNNLSKLLDKIGIKFETVKSGVFKDILSPDKPLSEEGRGLLQGLIDESYKQFTEAVAEGRNLPVEEVRKFADGRIFTGTQALELGLVDKVGDEFVARELAAEMVNIDPKIQPLTFGKKKKKILGLIPGSRVIEKIINNISFEFDSSNKVLWLYKP; encoded by the coding sequence ATGATTTGGCCTTTTAGACGAAAGTCAAAAAAAAGAATAGCTCGTATAGTAATTGATGAGGCTATTACAAGTTCAACAAGAGTTTCAGTCCTTAAAGCTCTTCAACAAATTGAGGATAGAGAATTTCCTGCTTTAATCGTGAGAATTGATTCTCCAGGGGGTACAGTTGGGGATAGCCAAGAAATATACTCTGCTATTAAAAGGCTTAAAGATAAAGGTTGTAAAGTCATTGCTAGTTTTGGGAACATCTCAGCATCAGGAGGCGTTTACATTGGTGTTGCATCTGACAAAATAGTTGCTAATCCAGGCACAATTACAGGATCTATTGGTGTGATTATAAGAGGAAATAATTTATCTAAATTATTAGATAAAATCGGCATTAAATTTGAGACAGTTAAAAGCGGTGTATTTAAAGACATACTTTCTCCAGATAAACCTCTAAGTGAGGAAGGTAGAGGTCTACTCCAAGGGCTTATAGATGAAAGTTATAAACAATTTACTGAAGCTGTCGCTGAAGGAAGGAATTTACCTGTTGAGGAAGTAAGAAAATTTGCTGATGGAAGAATATTCACTGGAACACAAGCACTCGAACTTGGTCTTGTTGATAAGGTTGGAGATGAATTTGTTGCAAGGGAGCTAGCTGCTGAGATGGTTAATATTGATCCAAAAATTCAGCCCCTAACATTTGGGAAGAAGAAGAAAAAAATACTTGGACTAATTCCTGGGAGTAGAGTGATTGAAAAAATTATCAATAATATCTCTTTTGAGTTTGACTCATCTAATAAAGTACTTTGGTTATATAAGCCTTAA